One Microcebus murinus isolate Inina chromosome 10, M.murinus_Inina_mat1.0, whole genome shotgun sequence DNA segment encodes these proteins:
- the TNFRSF1A gene encoding tumor necrosis factor receptor superfamily member 1A — MGLPTVPGLLLPLVLLALLVGIHPSGVIGLVPHLGDREKRDSLCPQGKYSHPRNNSICCTKCHKGTYLHDDCPGPGRDTDCRECEDGSFTASENHLRHCLSCSKCRKEMGQVELSPCTVDRDTVCGCRRNQYRRTYGNSRSESLFQCLNCSLCLNGTVHLPCQERQNTVCTCHAGFFLRGDECVPCSNCKKNLECTKLCLPPAQNVTGRQDAGTTVLLPLVIFFGLCLLSLLFIGLMCRYPRWKPKLYGIICGKSTPEKEGELEGITTKPLASAPGFSPTPGFSPTPGFSPTPGFSPAPGFTPIPATFISSSTFTPSDYSNFAAASFPKEVAPPHLGADPILAPTPIPAPLQKREDSAQAPRADADPATLYAVVDGVPPSRWKEFVRRLGLSEHEIERLEMQHGRCLREAHYSMLAAWRRRTPRREATLQLLGGVLCDMDLRGCLEEIEEALCGPASLSPAPRLPR; from the exons ATGGGCCTccccaccgtgcctggcctcctgCTGCCACTG GTGCTCCTGGCTCTGTTGGTGGGAATCCACCCCTCGGGGGTCATTGGACTGGTCCCTCACCTCGGGGACCGGGAGAAGAGAGATAGTCTGTGTCCCCAGGGCAAATATAGCCACCCTCGTAATAATTCCATCTGCTGTACCAAGTGCCACAAAG GAACCTACCTGCACGATGACTGTCCAGGCCCGGGGCGGGACACGGACTGCAGGGAGTGTGAAGACGGCTCCTTCACCGCGTCAGAGAACCACCTTCGACACTGCCTCAGCTGCTCCAAGTGCCGGAAGG AAATGGGCCAGGTGGAGCTTTCTCCGTGCACTGTGGACCGGGACACCGTGTGTGGCTGCAGGAGAAACCAGTACCGGAGGACTTACGGGAATTCCAGGAGTGAAAGCCTTTTCCAGTGCCTCAACTGCAGCCTCTGCCTCAACGGCACCGTGCATCTGCCCT GCCAGGAGAGACAGAACACCGTGTGCACCTGCCACGCAGGGTTCTTCCTGAGAGGAGACGAGTGTGTCCCCTGTAGCAA CTGTAAGAAAAACCTGGAGTGCACGAAGTTGTGCCTACCCCCAGCTCAGAATGTGACGGGCCGTCAGGACGCAG GCACCACAGTGCTGTTGCCTCTGGTGATCTTCTTTGGTCTTTGCCTGTTGTCCCTCCTCTTCATCGGTTTAATGTGCCGCTACCCGCGGTGGAAGCCCAAGCTCTACGGCATTA TTTGTGGAAAATCGACACCTGAAAAAGAG GGGGAGCTTGAAGGAATTACTACTAAGCCCCTAGCCTCAGCCCCGGGCTTCAGTCCCACCCCGGGCTTCAGTCCCACCCCGGGCTTCAGTCCCACCCCGGGCTTCAGTCCCGCCCCTGGCTTCACTCCCATCCCCGCCACCTTCATCTCCAGCTCCACCTTCACCCCTAGTGACTATTCCAACTTCGCGGCTGCGTCGTTCCCCAAAGAGGTGGCCCCACCCCATTTGGGGGCTGACCCCATcctcgcccccacccccatccccgccCCGCTTCAGAAGCGGGAGGACAGCGCGCAGGCGCCGCGCGCAGACG CCGACCCCGCGACGCTGTATGCCGTGGTGGACGGCGTGCCCCCGTCGCGCTGGAAGGAGTTCGTGCGGCGCCTGGGGCTGAGCGAGCACGAGATCGAGCGGCTGGAGATGCAGCACGGGCGCTGCCTGCGCGAGGCGCACTACAGCATGCTGGCGGCCTGGCGGCGGCGCACGCCGCGGCGCGAGGCCACGCTGCAGCTGCTGGGCGGCGTGCTCTGCGACATGGACCTGCGCGGCTGCCTGGAGGAAATCGAGGAGGCGCTGTGCGGCCCGGCCTCCCTGTCGCCCGCGCCCCGCCTCCCCCGGTGA
- the PLEKHG6 gene encoding pleckstrin homology domain-containing family G member 6 isoform X2, which yields MRALSPPNEGPLHGLVASRIETYGGSHRAPAQSTTASLYPRGGPVLDPSHRQHYVPFAKGSGQARGLSPMRLREPEPEKRHGGHFGVGPPHSPKLKEVTKARELEVRLHTFSMFGMPRLPPEDRRHWEIGEGGDSSLAIEKSWKELVPGHKEMSRELCHQQEALWELLTTELIYVRKLKIMTNLLAAGLLNLQRVGLLTDVSAETLFGNVPSLIRAHQSFWEEVLGPALEETRASGQPLDPLSLQSGFLTFGQRFQPYVQYCLRVKQTMAYAREQQDNNPLFHAFVKAVLKRSPRTQAQEALNAMIAAVESFLRHINGQVRQGEEQESLMAAAQRIGPYEVLELPNEEVEKSLRPFSTLDLTSPMLGVAPGHTRQLLLEGPVRVKEGREGKLDVYLFLFSDVLLVTKPQRKTDKAKVIRPPLMLEKLVLRPLRDPHSFLVIHLTEFQCVSSALIVHCPSSTDRARWLDKTQQAQAALQKLKAEEYVQQKRELLALYRDQDRECPSTRPSTPSLKGSQSSAEGRTSVFSAIIPHLMVTQDTDEDTPSVPDDASDSGYGTLIPGSPKGSHPPLSRLRQGALRRDPRLTFSTLDLRDVPLRPQPPDPQALQRRSAPELPEGMRRGGSLSRVDAPAWSEEEGTSAGGNVVVETLHRARLRGQLPRSPTHTDSAGESPWESSGEEEEEGPLFLAPRRTPSPHRLRAEELDVLREDMLREIREELASQRIEGAPEPRDSRPRKLTWAQLQRMRGPHIIQLDTPLSTSEV from the exons ATGCGTGCCCTCAGTCCTCCAAATGAGGGCCCTCTGCATGGACTCGTGGCCTCCCGCATTGAGACCTATGGTGGCAGCCATCGGGCCCCTGCCCAAAGCACCACTGCCAGTCTCTATCCCCGAGGAGGCCCCGTGCTG GATCCCAGTCACCGCCAGCACTATGTCCCCTTTGCCAAGGGTTCTGGCCAGGCCCGAGGCCTGTCTCCCATGAGGTTGCGAGAACCAGAGCCCGAGAAGAGGCATGGAGGCCATTTTGGGGTTGGCCCACCTCACTCCCCCAAACTCAAG GAGGTCACCAAGGCCCGTGAGCTGGAGGTGAGGCTGCACACGTTCAGCATGTTTGGGATGCCCCGCCTGCCCCCTGAGGACCGGCGGCACTGGGAAATAGGAGAGGGCGGTGACAGCAGCCTGGCTATCGAGAAGTCGTGGAAGGAGCTGGTGCCTGGGCACAAG gagaTGAGCCGGGAGCTTTGCCACCAGCAGGAAGCACTGTGGGAGCTGCTCACCACCGAGCTGATCTACGTGAGAAAGCTCAAGATCATGACCAAC CTCCTGGCCGCTGGCTTGCTGAACTTGCAGCGAGTGGGACTGCTGACGGAC GTGTCAGCTGAGACCCTCTTTGGAAATGTCCCCAGCCTGATCCGAGCCCACCAGAGCTTTTGGGAGGAGGTGCTGGGGCCTGCCCTGGAGGAGACACGAGCCTCAGGCCAGCCTCTGGACCCCCTCAGCCTGCAAAGTGGCTTCCTGACG TTCGGTCAGCGGTTCCAGCCCTACGTCCAGTACTGCCTGCGAGTGAAGCAGACAATGGCTTACGCCCGGGAGCAGCAAGACAATAACCCTCTCTTCCACGCCTTCGTGAAG GCCGTGCTCAAGAGGAGCCCGAGGACGCAAGCCCAAGAGGCCCTGAATGCCATG ATTGCAGCCGTGGAGTCATTCCTGAGACACATCAATGGGCAGGTCCGCCAGGGCGAGGAGCAGGAGAGCTTGATGGCTGCAGCCCAGCGCATCGGGCCCTACGAGGTGCTGGAGCTGCCAAATGAGGAGGTGGAGAAG AGCCTGCGTCCATTCTCCACCCTGGACCTGACGTCCCCCATGCTGGGGGTTGCCCCTGGGCACACCAGACAGCTGCTGCTGGAGGGCCCCGTGCGAGTGAAGGAGGGCCGGGAAGGGAAG CTGGATGTGTACCTGTTCCTCTTCTCCGACGTGCTGCTGGTGACCAAGCCCCAGCGCAAGACAGACAAGGCCAAGGTCATCCGCCCCCCTCTGATGCTGGAGAAGCTTGTACTCCGACCCCTGCGTGACCCTC ACAGCTTCCTGGTGATCCACCTCACCGAATTCCAGTGCGTGTCTAGCGCCCTCATTGTGCACTGTCCCAGCTCCACAGACCGTGCCCGGTGGCTGGACAAGACCCAGCAGGCCCAG GCCGCCCTACAGAAGCTGAAAGCAGAGGAGTACGTCCAACAGAAGAGGGAGCTCCTGGCCCTCTATCGGGACCAGGACAGGGAGTGCCCCAGCACCCGGCCCTCCACGCCTTCCCTCAAGGGCTCTCAGAGCAGCGCAGAGGGCAG GACTTCTGTGTTCTCGGCTATCATCCCCCACCTGATGGTGACGCAAGACACAGATGAAGACACTCCCTCCGTACCAGACGATGCCTCGGACTCTGGCTATGGCACTCTGATCCCAGGCTCCCCCAAGGGGTCCCACCCCCCGCTGAGCCGTCTACGCCAGGGGGCCCTTCGGCGGGACCCTCGCCTCACCTTCTCCACCCTGGACCTCCGAGATGTTCCTTTGCGCCCCCAACCTCCTGACCCCCAAGCTCTTCAACGCCGAAGTGCGCCCGAACTGCCAGAAGGGATGCGAAGAGGAGGCAGCCTTTCCAGGGTAGACGCACCGGCCTGGTCTGAGGAGGAAGGGACCTCGGCGGGAGGGAACGTGGTCGTGGAAACCCTGCACCGGGCCCGGCTTCGGGGACAGCTCCCCCGCTCCCCAACCCACACTGACTCTGCTGGGGAAAGCCCCTGGGAGTCctcaggggaggaggaagaagaggggccTCTCTTCCTGGCACCCCGCCGCACCCCGTCCCCACACCGGCTGCGGGCTGAGGAGTTGGACGTGCTCCGAGAGGACATGCTCAGAGAGATCCGCGAGGAGCTAGCCAGCCAGAGGATCGAGGGCGCCCCAGAGCCCAGGGACAGCAGGCCTCGGAAGCTGACCTGGGCCCAGCTGCAGAGGATGCGGGGGCCCCACATCATACAGCTGGACACCCCCCTGTCCACGTC AGAGGTGTGA
- the PLEKHG6 gene encoding pleckstrin homology domain-containing family G member 6 isoform X1: protein MRALSPPNEGPLHGLVASRIETYGGSHRAPAQSTTASLYPRGGPVLDPSHRQHYVPFAKGSGQARGLSPMRLREPEPEKRHGGHFGVGPPHSPKLKEVTKARELEVRLHTFSMFGMPRLPPEDRRHWEIGEGGDSSLAIEKSWKELVPGHKEMSRELCHQQEALWELLTTELIYVRKLKIMTNLLAAGLLNLQRVGLLTDVSAETLFGNVPSLIRAHQSFWEEVLGPALEETRASGQPLDPLSLQSGFLTFGQRFQPYVQYCLRVKQTMAYAREQQDNNPLFHAFVKWCEKHKSSGRQMLGDLLIKPQQRVTKYPLLLQAVLKRSPRTQAQEALNAMIAAVESFLRHINGQVRQGEEQESLMAAAQRIGPYEVLELPNEEVEKSLRPFSTLDLTSPMLGVAPGHTRQLLLEGPVRVKEGREGKLDVYLFLFSDVLLVTKPQRKTDKAKVIRPPLMLEKLVLRPLRDPHSFLVIHLTEFQCVSSALIVHCPSSTDRARWLDKTQQAQAALQKLKAEEYVQQKRELLALYRDQDRECPSTRPSTPSLKGSQSSAEGRTSVFSAIIPHLMVTQDTDEDTPSVPDDASDSGYGTLIPGSPKGSHPPLSRLRQGALRRDPRLTFSTLDLRDVPLRPQPPDPQALQRRSAPELPEGMRRGGSLSRVDAPAWSEEEGTSAGGNVVVETLHRARLRGQLPRSPTHTDSAGESPWESSGEEEEEGPLFLAPRRTPSPHRLRAEELDVLREDMLREIREELASQRIEGAPEPRDSRPRKLTWAQLQRMRGPHIIQLDTPLSTSEV from the exons ATGCGTGCCCTCAGTCCTCCAAATGAGGGCCCTCTGCATGGACTCGTGGCCTCCCGCATTGAGACCTATGGTGGCAGCCATCGGGCCCCTGCCCAAAGCACCACTGCCAGTCTCTATCCCCGAGGAGGCCCCGTGCTG GATCCCAGTCACCGCCAGCACTATGTCCCCTTTGCCAAGGGTTCTGGCCAGGCCCGAGGCCTGTCTCCCATGAGGTTGCGAGAACCAGAGCCCGAGAAGAGGCATGGAGGCCATTTTGGGGTTGGCCCACCTCACTCCCCCAAACTCAAG GAGGTCACCAAGGCCCGTGAGCTGGAGGTGAGGCTGCACACGTTCAGCATGTTTGGGATGCCCCGCCTGCCCCCTGAGGACCGGCGGCACTGGGAAATAGGAGAGGGCGGTGACAGCAGCCTGGCTATCGAGAAGTCGTGGAAGGAGCTGGTGCCTGGGCACAAG gagaTGAGCCGGGAGCTTTGCCACCAGCAGGAAGCACTGTGGGAGCTGCTCACCACCGAGCTGATCTACGTGAGAAAGCTCAAGATCATGACCAAC CTCCTGGCCGCTGGCTTGCTGAACTTGCAGCGAGTGGGACTGCTGACGGAC GTGTCAGCTGAGACCCTCTTTGGAAATGTCCCCAGCCTGATCCGAGCCCACCAGAGCTTTTGGGAGGAGGTGCTGGGGCCTGCCCTGGAGGAGACACGAGCCTCAGGCCAGCCTCTGGACCCCCTCAGCCTGCAAAGTGGCTTCCTGACG TTCGGTCAGCGGTTCCAGCCCTACGTCCAGTACTGCCTGCGAGTGAAGCAGACAATGGCTTACGCCCGGGAGCAGCAAGACAATAACCCTCTCTTCCACGCCTTCGTGAAG TGGTGTGAGAAGCACAAGAGCTCGGGGAGGCAGATGCTCGGGGACTTGCTCATCAAGCCCCAGCAGCGTGTCACCAAGTACCCACTGCTGCTCCAGGCCGTGCTCAAGAGGAGCCCGAGGACGCAAGCCCAAGAGGCCCTGAATGCCATG ATTGCAGCCGTGGAGTCATTCCTGAGACACATCAATGGGCAGGTCCGCCAGGGCGAGGAGCAGGAGAGCTTGATGGCTGCAGCCCAGCGCATCGGGCCCTACGAGGTGCTGGAGCTGCCAAATGAGGAGGTGGAGAAG AGCCTGCGTCCATTCTCCACCCTGGACCTGACGTCCCCCATGCTGGGGGTTGCCCCTGGGCACACCAGACAGCTGCTGCTGGAGGGCCCCGTGCGAGTGAAGGAGGGCCGGGAAGGGAAG CTGGATGTGTACCTGTTCCTCTTCTCCGACGTGCTGCTGGTGACCAAGCCCCAGCGCAAGACAGACAAGGCCAAGGTCATCCGCCCCCCTCTGATGCTGGAGAAGCTTGTACTCCGACCCCTGCGTGACCCTC ACAGCTTCCTGGTGATCCACCTCACCGAATTCCAGTGCGTGTCTAGCGCCCTCATTGTGCACTGTCCCAGCTCCACAGACCGTGCCCGGTGGCTGGACAAGACCCAGCAGGCCCAG GCCGCCCTACAGAAGCTGAAAGCAGAGGAGTACGTCCAACAGAAGAGGGAGCTCCTGGCCCTCTATCGGGACCAGGACAGGGAGTGCCCCAGCACCCGGCCCTCCACGCCTTCCCTCAAGGGCTCTCAGAGCAGCGCAGAGGGCAG GACTTCTGTGTTCTCGGCTATCATCCCCCACCTGATGGTGACGCAAGACACAGATGAAGACACTCCCTCCGTACCAGACGATGCCTCGGACTCTGGCTATGGCACTCTGATCCCAGGCTCCCCCAAGGGGTCCCACCCCCCGCTGAGCCGTCTACGCCAGGGGGCCCTTCGGCGGGACCCTCGCCTCACCTTCTCCACCCTGGACCTCCGAGATGTTCCTTTGCGCCCCCAACCTCCTGACCCCCAAGCTCTTCAACGCCGAAGTGCGCCCGAACTGCCAGAAGGGATGCGAAGAGGAGGCAGCCTTTCCAGGGTAGACGCACCGGCCTGGTCTGAGGAGGAAGGGACCTCGGCGGGAGGGAACGTGGTCGTGGAAACCCTGCACCGGGCCCGGCTTCGGGGACAGCTCCCCCGCTCCCCAACCCACACTGACTCTGCTGGGGAAAGCCCCTGGGAGTCctcaggggaggaggaagaagaggggccTCTCTTCCTGGCACCCCGCCGCACCCCGTCCCCACACCGGCTGCGGGCTGAGGAGTTGGACGTGCTCCGAGAGGACATGCTCAGAGAGATCCGCGAGGAGCTAGCCAGCCAGAGGATCGAGGGCGCCCCAGAGCCCAGGGACAGCAGGCCTCGGAAGCTGACCTGGGCCCAGCTGCAGAGGATGCGGGGGCCCCACATCATACAGCTGGACACCCCCCTGTCCACGTC AGAGGTGTGA